The following proteins are encoded in a genomic region of Neovison vison isolate M4711 chromosome 12, ASM_NN_V1, whole genome shotgun sequence:
- the MICALL1 gene encoding MICAL-like protein 1 isoform X1, translated as MAGPRGALLAWCRRQCEGYRGVDIRDLSSSFRDGLAFCAILHRHRPDLLDFDSLSKDNVFENNRLAFEVAEKELGIPALLDPSDMVSMSVPDCLSIMTYVSQYYHHFASPGQAGVSSPRKAQAPSSLPSEAPTPAEPGDRAQGEELSSGSLSEQGAQRTPSSTCAACQQHVHLVQRSLVEGKLYHRHCFRCRQCSSTLLPGAYKSGPEEGTFMCAEHCARLGPGGRSGATSGPPLQPKQQQLAEEVKDVDGGGVGRSAPAGAEADVPKASPEARPQIPTKPRLPSKAQELGSSPAGRPTPAPRKAPEGPALTPPTPRPRSSLQHENLAEQGGSSGLVNGRLHEPPVPKPRGTPKLSERTPAPRKDPPWITLVQAEPRKKPAPLPPSSSPGPPSREGRRLENGGMEESQGQEEQSQVTAGPDPKPYNPFEEEEEEEESPAAPSPAAGPALAHSAEVTPKSLHPWYGITPTSSPKTKKRPAPRAPSASPLALHTAHLSHSEPPSATPSPALSVESLSSESSSQTPSGELLEPPAVPKSSSEPAVHAPATPGTSASLSTHSSLSSSGELVQPSADQIPQAGPGLAPGTRGSPGPQPAKPCSGAAPTPLLLVGDKSPVPSPGTSSPQLQVKSSCKENPFNRKASPTASPTTKKTTKGSKPARPPAPGHGFPLIKRKVQADQYIPEEDIHGEMDTIERQLDALEHRGVLLEEKLRGGVNEGREDDMLVDWFKLIHEKHLLVRRESELIYVFKQQNLEQRQADVEYELRCLLNKPEKDWTEEDRGREKVLMQELMALIEQRNAIVNCLDEDRQREEEEDKMLEAMIRRKEFQKEAEPEGKKKGKFKTMKVLKLLGNKRDTKSKSPGDKS; from the exons ATGGCGGGGCCGCGGGGCGCGCTGCTGGCCTGGTGCCGCCGCCAGTGCGAGGGCTACCGCGGCGTGGACATCCGCGACCTGAGCAGCTCCTTCCGGGACGGCCTGGCTTTCTGCGCCATCCTGCACCGGCACCGGCCCGACCTGCT AGATTTTGACTCGCTTTCCAAGGACAATGTCTTCGAGAATAACCGTTTG GCCTTTGAAGTGGCCGAGAAGGAGTTGGGGATCCCCGCTCTCCTGGACCCCAGTGACATGGTCTCCATGAGTGTCCCCGACTGCCTCAGCATCATGACCTACGTGTCCCAGTATTACCACCACTTCGCCAGCCCTGGCCAAG CTGGTGTCTCATCACCTAGAAAGGCCCAGgcaccctcctccctgccctccgaAGCACCTACTCCAGCAGAACCAGGAGACAGGGCTCAG GGCGAGGAGCTGTCGTCGGGCAGCCTGTCTGAGCAAGGTGCCCAGCGGACCCCCAGCAGCACATGCGCCGCCTGCCAGCAGCATGTGCACCTGGTCCAGCGCTCCCTGGTCGAGGGCAAGCTCTACCACCGCCACTGCTTCCG GTGTCGGCAGTGCTCCAGCACCCTGCTCCCTGGGGCTTACAAAAGTGGGCCTGAGGAAGGCACCTTCATGTGCGCAGAGCACTGTGCCAGGCTGGGCCCCGGGGGGCGGTCAGGGGCCACGTCCGGGCCCCCTCTGCAGCCAAAGCAGCAGCAACTTGCAGAAGAGGTCAAGGATGTGGACGGAGGCGGTGTGGGTCGTAGTGCGCCCGCAGGGGCTGAGGCAGATGTCCCCAAGGCCAGCCCTGAGGCCCGGCCCCAGATCCCCACCAAGCCCCGGCTTCCAAGCAAAGCACAGGAGCTGGGCAGCTCCCCAGCCGGCCGCCCCACGCCTGCCCCGAGGAAGGCCCCAGAGGGCCCAGCCCTGACACCCCCTACGCCCCGGCCCCGGTCCAGCCTGCAGCACGAGAACTTGGCGGAGCAGGGCGGCAGCAGCGGCCTAGTGAATG GAAGGTTGCACGAACCCCCGGTCCCCAAGCCGAGAGGGACACCCAAGCTGTCTGAAAG gaCACCAGCCCCCAGAAAAGACCCCCCATGGATCACACTGGTGCAGGCAGAGCCCAGGAAGAagccagcccccctccccccgagcAGCAGTCCTGGACCTCCGAGCCGGGAAGGCAGGCGGCTGGAGAATGGTGGCATGGAGGAGAGCCAGGGCCAGGAGGAGCAGAGCCAGGTGACAGCGGGCCCGGACCCCAAACCCTACAACCCctttgaggaggaggaggaggaggaggagtcccCAGCGGCACCCAGTCCGGCCGCAGGCCCTGCCCTGGCCCACTCGGCGGAGGTCACCCCCAAGTCCCTGCACCCCTGGTATGGCATCACCCCCACCAGCAGCCCCAAGACGAAGAAGCGCCCCGCGCCCCGTGCACCCAGCGCATCCCCGCTCG CTCTGCACACCGCCCACCTGTCACACTCAGAGCCGCCTTCCGCGACCCCGTCACCGGCCCTCAGCGTGGAGAGCCTGTCCTCTGAGAGCTCCAGCCAGACCCCCTCTGGGGAGCTTCTGGAGCCACCAGCTGTGCCCAAGAGCTCCTCAGAGCCTGCAGTCCATGCCCCCGCCACCCCTGGgacctctgccagcctctccacccactcctccctgtcctcctctgGGGAACTGGTGCAGCCCAGCGCAGACCAGATACCTCAGGCTGGCCCTGGCCTCGCCCCCGGCACGAGGGGCAGCCCGGGTCCCCAGCCCGCCAAGCCCTGCAGTGGCGCGGCCCCCACCCCTCTCTTGCTGGTTGGAGACAAGAGCCCCGTGCCTTCCCCGGGAACCTCGTCCCCGCAGCTCCAAGTAAAG TCTTCCTGCAAGGAGAACCCTTTTAACCGGAAGGCATCACCCACAGCATCCCCAACCACAAAGAAGACCACCAAGGGATCCAAGCCGGCCAGGCCGCCGGCCCCAGGACACGGCTTCCCGCTCATCAAGCGTAAG GTCCAGGCCGACCAGTACATCCCCGAGGAGGACATCCACGGAGAGATGGACACGATCGAGCGCCAGCTGGATGCCCTGGAACACCGTGGAGTCCTACTGGAGGAGAAGCTGCGGGGCGGAGTGAACG AGGGCCGCGAGGATGACATGCTGGTGGACTGGTTCAAGCTCATCCACGAGAAGCATCTGCTGGTGCGGCGGGAGTCCGAGCTCATCTATGT TTTCAAGCAGCAGAACCTGGAGCAGCGCCAGGCGGACGTAGAGTATGAGCTCCGGTGCCTCCTTAACAAGCCAG AAAAGGACTGGACAGAGGAGGACCGGGGCCGAGAGAAGGTGCTGATGCAGGAGCTCATGGCTCTCATCGAGCAGCGCAATGCCATCGTCAACTGCCTGGATGAGGACCggcagag ggaggaggaggaagataagATGTTGGAAGCCATGATCAGGAGGAAAG AGTTCCAGAAGGAGGCTGAACCCGAGGGCAAGAAGAAGGGGAAGTTCAAGACCATGAAGGTGCTGAAGCTGCTAGGAAACAAGCGGGATACCAAGAGCAAGTCCCCGGGGGATAAGAGCTAA
- the MICALL1 gene encoding MICAL-like protein 1 isoform X2: MPVQSFRQERDFDSLSKDNVFENNRLAFEVAEKELGIPALLDPSDMVSMSVPDCLSIMTYVSQYYHHFASPGQAGVSSPRKAQAPSSLPSEAPTPAEPGDRAQGEELSSGSLSEQGAQRTPSSTCAACQQHVHLVQRSLVEGKLYHRHCFRCRQCSSTLLPGAYKSGPEEGTFMCAEHCARLGPGGRSGATSGPPLQPKQQQLAEEVKDVDGGGVGRSAPAGAEADVPKASPEARPQIPTKPRLPSKAQELGSSPAGRPTPAPRKAPEGPALTPPTPRPRSSLQHENLAEQGGSSGLVNGRLHEPPVPKPRGTPKLSERTPAPRKDPPWITLVQAEPRKKPAPLPPSSSPGPPSREGRRLENGGMEESQGQEEQSQVTAGPDPKPYNPFEEEEEEEESPAAPSPAAGPALAHSAEVTPKSLHPWYGITPTSSPKTKKRPAPRAPSASPLALHTAHLSHSEPPSATPSPALSVESLSSESSSQTPSGELLEPPAVPKSSSEPAVHAPATPGTSASLSTHSSLSSSGELVQPSADQIPQAGPGLAPGTRGSPGPQPAKPCSGAAPTPLLLVGDKSPVPSPGTSSPQLQVKSSCKENPFNRKASPTASPTTKKTTKGSKPARPPAPGHGFPLIKRKVQADQYIPEEDIHGEMDTIERQLDALEHRGVLLEEKLRGGVNEGREDDMLVDWFKLIHEKHLLVRRESELIYVFKQQNLEQRQADVEYELRCLLNKPEKDWTEEDRGREKVLMQELMALIEQRNAIVNCLDEDRQREEEEDKMLEAMIRRKEFQKEAEPEGKKKGKFKTMKVLKLLGNKRDTKSKSPGDKS, translated from the exons ATGCCTGTCCAAAGTTTCAGGCAGGAGAG AGATTTTGACTCGCTTTCCAAGGACAATGTCTTCGAGAATAACCGTTTG GCCTTTGAAGTGGCCGAGAAGGAGTTGGGGATCCCCGCTCTCCTGGACCCCAGTGACATGGTCTCCATGAGTGTCCCCGACTGCCTCAGCATCATGACCTACGTGTCCCAGTATTACCACCACTTCGCCAGCCCTGGCCAAG CTGGTGTCTCATCACCTAGAAAGGCCCAGgcaccctcctccctgccctccgaAGCACCTACTCCAGCAGAACCAGGAGACAGGGCTCAG GGCGAGGAGCTGTCGTCGGGCAGCCTGTCTGAGCAAGGTGCCCAGCGGACCCCCAGCAGCACATGCGCCGCCTGCCAGCAGCATGTGCACCTGGTCCAGCGCTCCCTGGTCGAGGGCAAGCTCTACCACCGCCACTGCTTCCG GTGTCGGCAGTGCTCCAGCACCCTGCTCCCTGGGGCTTACAAAAGTGGGCCTGAGGAAGGCACCTTCATGTGCGCAGAGCACTGTGCCAGGCTGGGCCCCGGGGGGCGGTCAGGGGCCACGTCCGGGCCCCCTCTGCAGCCAAAGCAGCAGCAACTTGCAGAAGAGGTCAAGGATGTGGACGGAGGCGGTGTGGGTCGTAGTGCGCCCGCAGGGGCTGAGGCAGATGTCCCCAAGGCCAGCCCTGAGGCCCGGCCCCAGATCCCCACCAAGCCCCGGCTTCCAAGCAAAGCACAGGAGCTGGGCAGCTCCCCAGCCGGCCGCCCCACGCCTGCCCCGAGGAAGGCCCCAGAGGGCCCAGCCCTGACACCCCCTACGCCCCGGCCCCGGTCCAGCCTGCAGCACGAGAACTTGGCGGAGCAGGGCGGCAGCAGCGGCCTAGTGAATG GAAGGTTGCACGAACCCCCGGTCCCCAAGCCGAGAGGGACACCCAAGCTGTCTGAAAG gaCACCAGCCCCCAGAAAAGACCCCCCATGGATCACACTGGTGCAGGCAGAGCCCAGGAAGAagccagcccccctccccccgagcAGCAGTCCTGGACCTCCGAGCCGGGAAGGCAGGCGGCTGGAGAATGGTGGCATGGAGGAGAGCCAGGGCCAGGAGGAGCAGAGCCAGGTGACAGCGGGCCCGGACCCCAAACCCTACAACCCctttgaggaggaggaggaggaggaggagtcccCAGCGGCACCCAGTCCGGCCGCAGGCCCTGCCCTGGCCCACTCGGCGGAGGTCACCCCCAAGTCCCTGCACCCCTGGTATGGCATCACCCCCACCAGCAGCCCCAAGACGAAGAAGCGCCCCGCGCCCCGTGCACCCAGCGCATCCCCGCTCG CTCTGCACACCGCCCACCTGTCACACTCAGAGCCGCCTTCCGCGACCCCGTCACCGGCCCTCAGCGTGGAGAGCCTGTCCTCTGAGAGCTCCAGCCAGACCCCCTCTGGGGAGCTTCTGGAGCCACCAGCTGTGCCCAAGAGCTCCTCAGAGCCTGCAGTCCATGCCCCCGCCACCCCTGGgacctctgccagcctctccacccactcctccctgtcctcctctgGGGAACTGGTGCAGCCCAGCGCAGACCAGATACCTCAGGCTGGCCCTGGCCTCGCCCCCGGCACGAGGGGCAGCCCGGGTCCCCAGCCCGCCAAGCCCTGCAGTGGCGCGGCCCCCACCCCTCTCTTGCTGGTTGGAGACAAGAGCCCCGTGCCTTCCCCGGGAACCTCGTCCCCGCAGCTCCAAGTAAAG TCTTCCTGCAAGGAGAACCCTTTTAACCGGAAGGCATCACCCACAGCATCCCCAACCACAAAGAAGACCACCAAGGGATCCAAGCCGGCCAGGCCGCCGGCCCCAGGACACGGCTTCCCGCTCATCAAGCGTAAG GTCCAGGCCGACCAGTACATCCCCGAGGAGGACATCCACGGAGAGATGGACACGATCGAGCGCCAGCTGGATGCCCTGGAACACCGTGGAGTCCTACTGGAGGAGAAGCTGCGGGGCGGAGTGAACG AGGGCCGCGAGGATGACATGCTGGTGGACTGGTTCAAGCTCATCCACGAGAAGCATCTGCTGGTGCGGCGGGAGTCCGAGCTCATCTATGT TTTCAAGCAGCAGAACCTGGAGCAGCGCCAGGCGGACGTAGAGTATGAGCTCCGGTGCCTCCTTAACAAGCCAG AAAAGGACTGGACAGAGGAGGACCGGGGCCGAGAGAAGGTGCTGATGCAGGAGCTCATGGCTCTCATCGAGCAGCGCAATGCCATCGTCAACTGCCTGGATGAGGACCggcagag ggaggaggaggaagataagATGTTGGAAGCCATGATCAGGAGGAAAG AGTTCCAGAAGGAGGCTGAACCCGAGGGCAAGAAGAAGGGGAAGTTCAAGACCATGAAGGTGCTGAAGCTGCTAGGAAACAAGCGGGATACCAAGAGCAAGTCCCCGGGGGATAAGAGCTAA